A genome region from Natronobeatus ordinarius includes the following:
- a CDS encoding putative toxin-antitoxin system toxin component, PIN family: MTANREPSGVLAYDHLPFTDSERTAFYHLVFDSSTLVTPDRTVDVADDPDDDTFLEAAVAGAADVIVSGDDHLLRLEQYEGIDIVDPNTVLEKWAPRENTADGEANQGA, from the coding sequence ATGACGGCGAATCGAGAGCCATCTGGCGTCCTCGCGTACGACCACCTTCCGTTCACCGATTCGGAACGAACCGCGTTCTACCATCTCGTGTTCGATTCATCGACGCTCGTCACCCCTGACCGTACCGTCGACGTCGCTGACGATCCCGACGACGACACCTTCCTCGAAGCTGCCGTCGCCGGAGCCGCCGACGTCATCGTGAGCGGCGACGATCACCTCCTCCGTCTCGAGCAGTACGAGGGTATCGACATCGTCGATCCGAACACCGTCCTCGAGAAGTGGGCACCGCGCGAAAACACAGCCGATGGCGAAGCCAATCAGGGCGCGTAG